One stretch of Longimicrobiaceae bacterium DNA includes these proteins:
- a CDS encoding serine/threonine-protein kinase, whose protein sequence is MLESLTERPLTAVVVAGAPSPGKRNVADPLSPANSSRPDPAGTPRVIADRYQILRLLGEGASARTLLCSDLRENRRVAIKELHLARLGDWKHLELFEREARTLSKLDHPGIPKVFAFFEGEGDAATFYLVQEFIEGQSLQQRMDSGPLPGRKEVLDLTLGLLDVLEYLHGRVPPVIHRDLKPSNVLLRPGGTPALVDFGGVNLGWQPAGATRTTVVGTFGYMAPEQLVGQGGPGSDLYSLGATLLHVVTGRPPSDFPFDGGRIEVPDNLPVDPPLRRLIAALLHPAPRDRPQTAETARRILTEPAQERSTSVSHHRVVVPAPAPTPPRSLLGIAGEPRFVDMADPPRDPGGELRDVYRNLMHPLFPARRAWSGLEHLLWLGISGATAVVTLGGITAAYAWGVKKRRREYDDLFRNGRFTVGTIRAAVPTGGIYAVVRYEFEADGVYHVGSMRCAQEMTRYWGPGDVVSVLYDPEEPTRSCIVYR, encoded by the coding sequence TTGCTGGAATCCCTCACCGAGCGGCCGTTGACCGCGGTGGTCGTCGCCGGCGCACCCTCGCCCGGAAAGCGCAACGTGGCAGATCCTCTCTCGCCCGCGAACTCCTCGAGGCCGGATCCGGCTGGCACACCGCGCGTGATCGCTGACCGCTACCAGATCCTGCGGCTCCTCGGCGAGGGAGCGTCCGCGCGCACCTTGCTCTGTTCGGACCTTCGGGAGAACCGCCGCGTCGCCATCAAGGAGTTGCACCTCGCCCGCCTCGGCGACTGGAAGCACCTCGAGCTATTCGAGCGCGAGGCCCGAACGCTCTCCAAGCTCGATCATCCCGGAATCCCCAAAGTCTTCGCTTTCTTCGAGGGAGAGGGGGATGCCGCGACGTTCTACCTCGTGCAGGAATTCATCGAGGGCCAATCGCTCCAGCAGAGAATGGACTCGGGGCCGCTGCCGGGGCGGAAGGAGGTCCTCGATCTCACCCTCGGCTTGCTGGACGTGCTCGAATATCTCCACGGGCGCGTACCGCCGGTCATCCACCGCGACCTAAAGCCTTCCAACGTGCTGCTGCGCCCCGGTGGGACCCCCGCGCTCGTGGATTTCGGCGGGGTTAACCTGGGCTGGCAACCCGCGGGGGCCACGAGGACGACAGTGGTGGGCACCTTCGGCTACATGGCCCCCGAGCAGCTCGTCGGACAGGGTGGCCCCGGCTCCGACCTCTACTCGCTCGGTGCCACGCTCCTCCATGTGGTTACGGGTCGCCCTCCCTCGGACTTTCCATTCGACGGTGGCCGCATCGAGGTCCCCGACAACCTGCCGGTCGACCCGCCGCTCCGGCGGTTGATCGCGGCGCTGCTTCACCCGGCGCCGCGGGATCGCCCGCAAACGGCCGAGACGGCCCGGCGCATTCTCACCGAGCCGGCGCAGGAGCGGTCGACCTCCGTCTCTCACCACCGGGTCGTGGTGCCCGCGCCGGCCCCCACCCCGCCCCGGTCCCTGCTGGGGATCGCCGGCGAGCCCCGCTTCGTGGACATGGCAGATCCCCCACGAGACCCCGGAGGTGAGCTCAGGGATGTCTACCGGAACCTGATGCACCCCCTCTTCCCCGCCCGCCGCGCCTGGTCGGGTTTGGAGCATCTGCTATGGCTTGGCATTTCCGGCGCGACCGCAGTTGTCACGCTCGGGGGCATCACGGCTGCCTATGCCTGGGGAGTGAAGAAGCGGAGGAGGGAGTACGACGACCTCTTTCGTAACGGTAGGTTCACCGTCGGAACGATCCGGGCCGCCGTCCCCACGGGCGGCATATACGCCGTGGTCAGGTACGAGTTCGAGGCGGACGGTGTCTACCACGTGGGGTCGATGCGCTGCGCCCAGGAGATGACCCGGTACTGGGGGCCCGGCGACGTGGTCTCCGTGCTCTACGATCCCGAAGAGCCGACTAGATCCTGCATCGTCTATCGATGA
- a CDS encoding pyridoxamine 5'-phosphate oxidase family protein has protein sequence MGKVFENITPELQAFIEAQPVFFVASAPLSRDGHVNLSPKGLDSLRVLSPVQVAYLDLTGSGNETAAHLTENGRITLMFCAFDGPPRVLRLYGRGRVVLPGDPSWPELAERFPSYPGTRQIIVTDISRVQTSCGFGVPRLSLVEQRDTLIRWAEAKGEKLTEYRLKNNSRSIDGLPAPLAPKP, from the coding sequence ATGGGCAAAGTCTTCGAAAACATCACACCCGAGCTGCAGGCCTTCATCGAGGCTCAGCCGGTCTTTTTCGTCGCCTCGGCGCCGCTCTCCCGCGACGGCCACGTCAACCTCTCGCCCAAAGGGCTCGATTCGCTGCGCGTGCTCTCGCCCGTGCAGGTAGCGTATCTCGACCTCACCGGCAGCGGGAATGAAACGGCGGCGCACCTGACGGAGAACGGGCGAATCACGTTGATGTTTTGTGCGTTCGACGGGCCACCTCGCGTCCTGCGCCTCTACGGGCGAGGCAGGGTGGTGCTCCCCGGCGATCCGTCCTGGCCGGAGCTGGCCGAGCGGTTTCCGAGCTATCCCGGCACACGCCAGATCATCGTGACCGACATCTCGCGAGTCCAGACGTCCTGCGGGTTCGGCGTTCCCCGGCTCTCGCTGGTCGAGCAACGCGACACGCTCATCCGCTGGGCGGAGGCGAAGGGAGAGAAGCTCACGGAGTACCGACTCAAGAACAACTCGCGAAGCATCGACGGACTTCCCGCCCCGCTGGCGCCGAAACCATGA
- a CDS encoding alpha/beta hydrolase, producing the protein MKSFRRAAAVALFFVPLVAGCASYASPAARSSPTAGTAEANGITLAYERHGPADRETILLIGGTGMQLIDWPEALIQELVDRGYHVVTFDNRDTGLSTHLDSAGPPDWAALQRAGEQGLPPPLPYTLEDMAADAVGLLDALGIERAHVVGASMGGIIAQLMAIHHPEKLLSLTSMMAGSGNPTLPLPAKPEVLASVGTPPVGGTVEERIAYEVRARKALGSPAHPTDESVIRERVERDFRRADDPVGLARQQAASLVASFQDRRETLRQVQLPTVVIHGAEDPLVPVQGGREVAESIANAEFRVIPGMGHDLPDAFVPTIADGIVAAASRASVSRTD; encoded by the coding sequence ATGAAATCATTCCGACGCGCGGCGGCCGTCGCGCTTTTCTTTGTCCCCCTGGTGGCCGGATGCGCCTCTTACGCGAGCCCGGCCGCGCGCAGTTCACCCACGGCGGGAACGGCAGAGGCCAACGGCATCACCCTGGCCTACGAGCGCCACGGTCCGGCTGATCGCGAGACCATCCTGCTCATTGGCGGGACGGGCATGCAGCTGATCGACTGGCCGGAGGCGCTGATCCAGGAGCTGGTGGATCGGGGCTATCACGTCGTCACCTTCGACAACCGCGACACCGGGCTCTCGACCCACCTGGATTCCGCCGGTCCGCCGGACTGGGCGGCCCTGCAGCGGGCCGGCGAACAGGGTCTGCCGCCGCCGCTCCCTTACACGCTCGAGGACATGGCCGCCGACGCCGTGGGGCTCCTCGACGCGCTCGGGATCGAGCGTGCGCACGTCGTCGGCGCGTCGATGGGCGGCATCATCGCGCAGTTGATGGCGATTCATCACCCGGAAAAGCTGCTCTCACTTACCTCGATGATGGCCGGGTCGGGCAATCCCACGCTTCCGCTCCCCGCCAAACCGGAAGTGCTGGCCTCGGTGGGAACTCCCCCGGTCGGCGGCACCGTGGAAGAGCGGATCGCCTACGAGGTGAGGGCGCGCAAGGCTCTGGGAAGCCCGGCTCATCCCACAGACGAAAGCGTGATCCGCGAGCGGGTGGAGCGCGATTTTCGGCGGGCGGATGATCCGGTGGGTCTTGCCCGGCAGCAGGCGGCGTCGCTCGTGGCCAGCTTCCAGGATCGTCGCGAGACGTTACGCCAGGTGCAGCTGCCGACCGTAGTGATTCACGGGGCGGAAGATCCGCTGGTACCCGTCCAGGGCGGGCGTGAGGTGGCGGAGAGCATCGCCAACGCCGAATTCCGCGTGATCCCGGGCATGGGGCACGACCTGCCCGATGCCTTCGTGCCGACGATCGCCGATGGCATCGTGGCGGCAGCCTCGCGTGCTTCCGTGTCCCGGACCGACTAG
- a CDS encoding HAD family hydrolase — MNASLSEGPALLFDLDGTLIDSVYQHVLAWRDALEEAGIELSVWRIHRRIGMSGGLFVNALLRETGRSVTEEEAERVRELHALAFERRSNQVRPLPGARELLAHLSERGVPYAIATSGRLRTAGPNLEMLGVPPGVPIVTRDQVRYAKPDPDLFLAAAERLGVPIDASIVVGDSVWDLLAAQRARALGVGLLSGGYGEDELNRAGAYRVYQDPADLMNHLDEIGIRAAQ, encoded by the coding sequence ATGAACGCCAGCCTGTCAGAGGGTCCCGCGCTTCTCTTCGATCTGGACGGCACGTTGATCGACAGCGTCTACCAGCACGTCCTCGCCTGGCGCGACGCCCTGGAGGAAGCGGGGATCGAGCTCTCGGTCTGGCGGATCCACCGGCGCATCGGGATGAGTGGGGGGTTGTTCGTGAACGCCTTGCTGCGGGAGACCGGGCGCTCGGTCACCGAGGAGGAGGCGGAGCGGGTGCGGGAGCTGCACGCCCTCGCCTTCGAGCGACGCTCGAACCAGGTCCGCCCGCTTCCCGGCGCGCGGGAGCTGCTAGCGCACCTTTCGGAGCGCGGGGTTCCCTACGCGATCGCCACCAGCGGCAGGCTGCGCACGGCCGGGCCGAACCTGGAGATGCTGGGCGTGCCACCCGGAGTTCCGATCGTGACCCGAGACCAGGTGCGGTATGCCAAGCCCGATCCCGACCTCTTTCTGGCAGCCGCGGAGCGGCTCGGCGTTCCCATTGACGCCTCCATCGTGGTGGGGGACAGCGTCTGGGACCTGCTGGCGGCCCAGCGTGCCCGAGCGCTGGGAGTGGGTCTGCTCTCCGGTGGCTATGGTGAGGATGAGCTCAACCGCGCCGGGGCGTACCGGGTCTACCAGGATCCTGCCGACCTGATGAACCACCTGGACGAGATCGGGATTCGCGCGGCGCAATAG